The following are encoded in a window of Halosolutus halophilus genomic DNA:
- the rpiA gene encoding ribose-5-phosphate isomerase RpiA, giving the protein MKTEGGSDAAKRRAGERAAEDVEDGFVVGLGTGSTTAFAIEAIGRRVADGLAVQGIPTSFQSRQLALDVGIPLTTLDAVESIDLAIDGADAVVDAPGSDAHGTLVKGGGAAHTREKLVDATADRFVVVADPSKLTERLERSVPLEVLPAAHTVVADRVHDLGGEPTLRDAEHKDGPVVTDNGNLVLDCAFGGIEEPAALADRLSALPGVVDHGLFVGLVDTTYVGTDDGVESRQY; this is encoded by the coding sequence ATGAAGACGGAGGGCGGATCGGACGCAGCGAAGCGCCGTGCGGGCGAACGCGCGGCCGAAGACGTCGAGGACGGCTTCGTCGTCGGGCTCGGGACGGGGTCGACGACCGCGTTCGCGATCGAGGCGATCGGCCGTCGGGTCGCGGACGGCCTCGCGGTGCAGGGGATCCCGACCTCGTTCCAGTCCCGCCAGCTCGCTCTCGACGTCGGCATCCCGCTCACGACGCTCGACGCGGTCGAGTCGATCGACCTCGCGATCGACGGTGCGGACGCGGTCGTCGACGCTCCCGGTTCGGACGCCCACGGCACGCTCGTCAAGGGCGGTGGCGCGGCCCACACCCGCGAGAAACTCGTCGACGCGACGGCCGACCGGTTCGTCGTCGTCGCCGATCCGTCGAAACTGACCGAGCGACTCGAGCGGTCGGTTCCGCTCGAAGTGCTCCCCGCCGCCCACACCGTCGTGGCCGATCGCGTCCACGACCTCGGCGGCGAGCCGACGCTTCGGGACGCCGAACACAAGGACGGCCCGGTCGTCACCGACAACGGGAACCTGGTGCTCGACTGTGCGTTCGGGGGAATCGAGGAGCCGGCGGCGCTCGCCGATCGGCTGTCGGCGCTCCCGGGAGTCGTCGATCACGGCCTGTTCGTCGGGCTGGTGGACACGACCTACGTGGGAACCGACGACGGGGTCGAGAGCCGTCAATACTGA
- a CDS encoding ABC transporter ATP-binding protein, producing MVKSETAVSLSNVRKTYHVGQPVHALDGVSLEISRGSYTAIMGPSGSGKSTLMNLVGCLDTATEGEVVVDGREVGGLDDRERTNLRGTEVGFVFQTFNLMPRLNALENVALPQLFQGVDRTERRERARTLLERVGLGDRVDHMPNELSGGQRQRVALARALVNDPAIVLADEPSGNLDTDTEAEILDLFAEFHDAGTTMVVVTHERHVAERAERIVHLLDGRIERIEELEAVGPSGDATPAVESDSTGESETSGTGESGGDR from the coding sequence ATGGTGAAGTCGGAGACGGCGGTCTCCCTCTCGAACGTCCGCAAGACCTACCACGTCGGCCAGCCGGTCCACGCCCTCGACGGGGTTAGTCTCGAGATTTCGCGGGGCTCCTACACCGCGATCATGGGACCGAGCGGCTCCGGAAAGTCGACGCTGATGAACCTCGTGGGCTGTCTCGATACCGCGACCGAGGGCGAAGTCGTCGTCGACGGTCGCGAGGTCGGCGGACTCGACGATCGGGAGCGGACCAACCTCCGCGGGACCGAAGTCGGGTTCGTCTTCCAGACGTTCAACCTCATGCCCCGACTGAACGCACTGGAGAACGTCGCCCTCCCGCAACTGTTCCAGGGCGTCGATCGGACCGAACGCCGCGAGCGGGCCCGGACGCTGCTCGAACGCGTCGGCCTCGGGGACCGCGTCGACCACATGCCGAACGAACTCTCGGGCGGCCAGCGCCAGCGGGTGGCCCTCGCCCGCGCGCTCGTGAACGATCCCGCGATCGTGCTGGCCGACGAACCGTCGGGCAATCTGGACACCGACACCGAGGCGGAGATTCTCGATCTCTTCGCCGAGTTCCACGACGCCGGGACGACGATGGTCGTCGTCACGCACGAACGCCACGTCGCCGAGCGTGCCGAACGGATCGTCCACCTGCTCGACGGGCGGATCGAACGGATCGAGGAACTCGAGGCGGTCGGGCCGAGCGGTGACGCGACGCCGGCGGTCGAGAGCGACAGTACTGGCGAAAGCGAAACCAGCGGTACTGGAGAAAGCGGGGGCGATCGGTGA
- a CDS encoding ABC transporter permease: protein MNPVESLRLSWRSIRGHKLRSSLTTLGIVIGIAAVIAFVTLGASLQAGVIGDISPDDQRNVYGWASEPDTEGGPLAGAQPVFSQDDLDTLEESDDIEAAYGYMPLSTQALVYEEEISPQSEALVAAGPSYIRESSLDEGRQFEMGEREAVVNPAVANQFEENVSVGDELTIVLQGGQRTTVTVVGITESSEGLSPFEGFEPSPRVYVPTDPFYTEQVGGAIAGPIAGDGGGPGLGPGTGANGSTAAPGTGANGSTVAPDTGADDALFLAIVVEAESADDADVERARERATTYLESDESDAGTLMDEAGLEVTLQTSAELLQQLQDVLDLLQNFIVGIAAISLLVGSIGIANIMLVSVTERTREIGIMKAVGAQNRAVLGLFLAEAVILGTVGAILGTALGLVGGYLGAWYIGLPLVYPYEYVALAIVVGILVGVLSGLYPAWRAARTDPIDALRYE, encoded by the coding sequence ATGAACCCCGTCGAGAGTCTCCGGCTCTCGTGGCGCTCGATCCGCGGCCACAAACTCCGATCGTCGCTGACGACGCTCGGGATCGTGATCGGGATTGCAGCGGTAATCGCCTTCGTGACGCTGGGGGCGAGCCTCCAGGCGGGGGTCATCGGCGACATCAGCCCCGACGACCAGCGCAACGTCTACGGCTGGGCGTCCGAACCCGACACCGAGGGCGGTCCGCTCGCCGGGGCCCAGCCGGTCTTCAGTCAGGACGACCTCGACACCCTGGAGGAGAGCGACGACATCGAGGCCGCCTACGGCTACATGCCGCTGTCGACGCAGGCGCTGGTGTACGAGGAGGAAATCTCACCCCAGAGCGAGGCGCTGGTCGCGGCCGGCCCGTCGTACATCAGGGAAAGTTCCCTCGACGAGGGCCGGCAGTTCGAGATGGGCGAACGCGAGGCGGTGGTCAACCCCGCCGTGGCGAACCAGTTCGAGGAAAACGTCTCCGTCGGCGACGAACTCACGATCGTCCTGCAGGGAGGGCAGCGGACCACCGTCACCGTCGTCGGAATCACCGAGTCCTCCGAGGGGTTGAGCCCGTTCGAGGGGTTCGAACCCTCGCCGCGGGTCTACGTGCCGACGGACCCGTTCTACACCGAGCAGGTCGGCGGTGCGATTGCAGGCCCGATCGCGGGGGACGGAGGCGGTCCCGGACTCGGACCCGGCACTGGAGCGAACGGGTCCACCGCGGCACCCGGCACCGGAGCGAACGGATCCACCGTGGCACCCGACACCGGCGCCGACGACGCGCTCTTCCTCGCGATCGTCGTCGAAGCCGAATCGGCCGACGACGCGGACGTCGAGCGGGCCCGCGAGCGCGCGACGACCTACCTCGAGAGCGACGAGTCCGACGCGGGGACGCTGATGGACGAGGCCGGACTCGAGGTCACCCTGCAGACGAGCGCGGAACTCCTCCAGCAACTCCAGGACGTCCTCGACCTGCTCCAGAACTTCATCGTCGGCATCGCCGCGATTTCGCTGCTGGTCGGCTCGATCGGCATCGCGAACATCATGCTCGTGAGCGTCACGGAACGCACCCGCGAGATCGGCATCATGAAGGCCGTCGGTGCGCAGAACCGGGCCGTCCTCGGACTCTTTCTCGCGGAAGCGGTGATCCTCGGCACGGTCGGGGCGATCCTCGGGACCGCGCTCGGACTCGTCGGGGGATATCTCGGCGCGTGGTACATCGGACTCCCGCTGGTCTACCCCTACGAGTACGTCGCCCTCGCGATCGTCGTCGGGATCCTCGTCGGCGTGCTCTCGGGACTGTATCCAGCCTGGCGCGCGGCGCGTACGGACCCGATCGACGCGCTCCGGTACGAGTGA
- a CDS encoding thiamine ABC transporter substrate-binding protein, protein MKRRTVIGSVGAGAVASLGGCLTRDDEDEERPGNDTADGDPEPDDPDLEGTLRVATYESMVDGENPAGPWLKEQFEAEFPDAELEWTVPESGINHYIQRERQEADLDADLYLGINVDDLARIDDSLSAGGLFRELNADRIDRSDRIRDGLDVGDPHGRVLAYDTGYISLVYDETVVDEPGTFDDLIDPEYADALLAQNAQTSDPGQAFLLWTIDAYGADGYLDYWRDLADNGVRILDDWSESYYGAYMQEERPMVVSYSTDQVFAADEGYDMSRHQVAFLDDQGYANPETMGIFERASKVDLAYEFLDFVLSNDAQAEIAQRNVQFPAVEDEFVDLDEAFDQYAHEPPEAVTLGYDRLRGNLDGWVDDWAREFASQ, encoded by the coding sequence ATGAAACGGCGAACGGTCATCGGTTCTGTCGGTGCGGGAGCGGTCGCGAGCCTCGGCGGCTGTCTCACTCGCGACGACGAGGACGAGGAACGGCCGGGGAACGACACGGCGGACGGGGATCCGGAGCCCGACGATCCCGACCTCGAGGGGACGCTGCGGGTCGCAACCTACGAGTCGATGGTCGACGGCGAGAACCCCGCGGGCCCGTGGCTCAAAGAGCAGTTCGAGGCGGAGTTTCCCGACGCCGAACTCGAGTGGACGGTCCCCGAATCGGGGATCAATCACTACATCCAGCGCGAACGGCAGGAGGCGGATCTCGACGCCGACCTCTACCTCGGGATCAACGTCGACGATCTCGCTCGTATCGACGATAGCCTCTCGGCGGGCGGCCTCTTTCGCGAACTCAACGCCGATCGGATCGATCGATCGGATCGCATCCGCGACGGGCTCGACGTGGGGGACCCGCACGGCCGCGTGCTGGCCTACGACACGGGCTACATCAGCCTCGTGTACGACGAGACCGTGGTCGACGAACCGGGGACGTTCGACGACCTGATCGACCCCGAGTACGCGGACGCGCTGCTCGCCCAGAACGCCCAGACCTCCGATCCCGGGCAGGCGTTCCTGCTGTGGACGATCGACGCCTACGGCGCGGACGGCTACCTCGACTACTGGCGGGACCTCGCGGACAACGGCGTCCGCATCCTCGACGACTGGAGCGAATCCTACTACGGGGCCTACATGCAGGAAGAACGGCCGATGGTCGTCTCCTACTCGACCGACCAGGTGTTCGCCGCGGACGAGGGGTACGATATGAGTCGCCACCAGGTCGCGTTCCTGGACGATCAGGGGTACGCGAACCCCGAGACGATGGGGATCTTCGAGCGCGCTTCGAAGGTCGATCTCGCCTACGAGTTCCTCGATTTCGTCCTCTCGAACGACGCCCAGGCCGAGATCGCCCAGCGGAACGTCCAGTTCCCCGCCGTGGAGGACGAGTTCGTCGATCTCGACGAGGCGTTCGACCAGTACGCCCACGAGCCGCCGGAAGCGGTGACGCTCGGCTACGACCGCCTTCGGGGCAACCTCGACGGGTGGGTCGACGACTGGGCGCGGGAGTTCGCCAGCCAGTAG
- the fni gene encoding type 2 isopentenyl-diphosphate Delta-isomerase, whose amino-acid sequence MPETADRKDDHIRIIEEEDVETSGTGFADVNLVHEALPEIHRDEIDTTTTLFGHELAAPIVIESMTGGHPSTTKLNRALAEAAQRTGVAMGVGSQRAGLELDDEDLLESYTIVRDVAPDAFLYGNVGAAQLLEYDVADVEEAVEMIDADAMAIHLNFLQEAVQPEGDVDARGCLAEIERVADALSVPVIVKETGNGISRSTAKRLADAGVDAIDVAGKGGTTWSGIESYRAAAVGADRQEHVGRRFRAWGIPTAVSTLEAGAVHDCVIASGGVRSGLDVAKAIALGARAGGLAKPFLGPAGQGTDAVVDLIETLTLELRTAMFVTGSASVTDLRAVDPVVLGRTRRYLDERGSR is encoded by the coding sequence ATGCCCGAGACAGCCGATCGCAAAGACGACCACATTCGCATCATCGAAGAAGAAGACGTCGAGACGTCGGGAACCGGCTTCGCCGACGTCAACCTCGTCCACGAGGCGCTTCCCGAGATCCATCGCGACGAGATCGACACCACGACGACCCTGTTCGGCCACGAACTGGCCGCGCCGATCGTCATCGAGAGCATGACCGGCGGCCACCCCAGCACGACGAAACTCAACCGGGCGCTCGCCGAAGCCGCCCAGCGGACGGGCGTCGCGATGGGCGTCGGGAGCCAGCGGGCCGGCCTCGAACTGGACGACGAGGACCTCCTCGAGTCCTACACGATCGTCCGGGACGTCGCCCCCGACGCCTTTCTCTACGGCAACGTCGGCGCGGCCCAGCTCCTCGAGTACGACGTCGCCGACGTCGAGGAGGCTGTCGAGATGATCGACGCCGACGCGATGGCGATCCACCTCAACTTCCTGCAGGAGGCGGTCCAGCCGGAGGGCGACGTCGACGCCCGCGGCTGTCTGGCCGAAATCGAGCGGGTCGCGGACGCGCTCTCGGTGCCCGTGATCGTCAAGGAGACCGGCAACGGCATCTCGCGGTCGACGGCGAAGCGACTCGCCGACGCCGGCGTCGACGCGATCGACGTCGCCGGCAAGGGCGGCACGACGTGGTCGGGGATCGAGTCCTACCGGGCGGCCGCCGTCGGCGCCGACAGACAGGAACACGTCGGCAGGCGATTCCGCGCGTGGGGGATTCCGACCGCGGTCAGCACGCTCGAGGCGGGCGCAGTCCACGATTGCGTCATCGCGAGCGGCGGGGTTCGATCGGGACTCGACGTCGCGAAGGCGATCGCACTCGGCGCGCGAGCGGGCGGTCTCGCGAAGCCGTTTCTCGGGCCAGCGGGCCAGGGAACGGACGCGGTCGTCGACCTGATCGAGACGCTCACGCTCGAACTCAGGACCGCAATGTTCGTGACGGGATCGGCGTCGGTTACCGACCTCCGGGCGGTCGACCCCGTCGTCCTGGGTCGAACCCGGCGGTACCTCGACGAACGCGGATCGCGGTAG
- a CDS encoding DUF5518 domain-containing protein — protein MATERTVINAIIGAVVGVVLSFIPFSTVVGGAVAGFLEGPNPREGAIVGALAGVITFLPIAGIAVIALGVLGFGMGVATAPIEGFVVATFVVLVLAFVVFLYTVGLSLLGGYLGAYLAQEYPDQRTRTRDTIGLSPADRSRPVRSGSVDPTRPPGPSGDSPWDRDSERDQSRESEPDRDSDRERT, from the coding sequence ATGGCCACCGAACGAACCGTCATCAACGCGATCATCGGTGCCGTCGTCGGCGTCGTGCTCTCGTTCATCCCCTTCTCGACCGTCGTCGGCGGAGCCGTCGCGGGCTTTCTCGAGGGGCCGAATCCGCGCGAGGGAGCCATCGTCGGCGCACTCGCCGGCGTGATCACGTTCCTCCCGATCGCTGGAATCGCGGTCATCGCGCTCGGCGTGCTCGGCTTCGGGATGGGCGTCGCAACCGCCCCGATCGAGGGGTTCGTGGTCGCGACGTTCGTCGTCCTCGTGCTGGCGTTCGTCGTGTTCCTCTACACCGTCGGTCTGTCGCTGCTGGGCGGCTACCTGGGCGCGTACCTCGCACAGGAGTATCCGGACCAGCGCACCCGGACCCGCGATACGATCGGACTGTCGCCGGCCGATCGATCGCGTCCGGTTCGGTCCGGGTCCGTCGACCCGACCCGGCCGCCAGGCCCGTCGGGAGACTCGCCGTGGGATCGCGATAGCGAACGGGACCAGTCTCGCGAGTCCGAACCCGATCGCGATAGCGATCGGGAACGGACCTGA
- a CDS encoding ABC transporter permease codes for MSRSGRLAGGRTWLARHVLSLAAIATAGVLGVMLYLPVGVVFVDAVVDDGVPTLAAFHEVLTDPFYFGVLADVFADPLAIGSHLGALLGWLGAVSISLSIEYPIPGVGLGVPWLRIDAPGVRTGLFGFTAYQAALSTIASVALGLPAAYVLANFEFRGRRTLRSLTILPFVLPGIMVAVGFYAMFGRTGTLNSLVGPAGVGPFPFIEWNPLAIVIVAHAFYNAPLVARVTVAAWESVDVRTVDTARSLGASERRAFLDVVVPQLRPAVLTGALLTFIFTFMTFPIVLALGGLQLATVEVWIYDRVQRLAYTEAATLAVLETILSLGLTYAYLRYESAQSGLARAASPPPKEPLFPTVRTALTPRRLAIVGYGVVALIVFVGPMASLVIGSITDGSGLTLRHFSFLLERQLEGESFQTKPLPAIRNSLLFGVGTLAIAVPMGVVISVLTARAGRAGTIVDTLAMVPLAVSGIVFGIGLLQGLVFGISLPGGWRLQVTGAVAIVAAHAVAAYPFVTRNVSPLLANLDPAMVESARALGASRYRALLDVELPLVASGIVAGAAFAFAISIGEFSSTVILASGTDSYTMPVAVERYLGRRSGPAIAMGTVLLVVTAASFVVVDRVGGRFER; via the coding sequence GTGTCACGATCGGGTCGACTCGCCGGGGGCCGCACCTGGCTCGCGCGACACGTGCTCTCGCTGGCGGCGATCGCGACGGCCGGCGTCCTCGGCGTCATGCTGTATCTCCCGGTCGGCGTCGTCTTCGTCGACGCCGTCGTCGACGACGGGGTGCCGACGCTCGCGGCGTTCCACGAGGTGCTGACCGATCCGTTCTACTTCGGGGTCCTCGCGGACGTCTTCGCCGACCCGCTCGCGATCGGGAGCCACCTCGGCGCGCTGCTCGGCTGGCTCGGGGCCGTCTCTATCTCCCTGTCGATCGAGTACCCGATCCCCGGCGTCGGACTGGGGGTCCCGTGGCTCCGGATCGACGCACCCGGCGTCCGCACGGGGCTGTTCGGCTTTACGGCCTACCAGGCGGCGCTCTCGACGATCGCGAGCGTCGCGCTCGGACTGCCCGCCGCGTACGTGCTCGCGAACTTCGAGTTCCGCGGCCGGCGTACCCTCCGATCGCTGACGATCCTCCCCTTCGTCCTTCCCGGGATTATGGTCGCGGTCGGCTTCTACGCGATGTTCGGCCGGACTGGGACGCTCAACTCCCTGGTCGGGCCGGCCGGCGTCGGCCCGTTCCCCTTCATCGAGTGGAATCCGCTCGCGATCGTGATCGTCGCTCACGCCTTCTACAACGCGCCGCTGGTCGCCCGGGTCACCGTCGCCGCCTGGGAGTCCGTCGACGTGCGAACGGTCGATACCGCCCGCAGCCTCGGGGCCAGCGAACGGCGCGCGTTCCTCGACGTGGTCGTCCCGCAGCTCCGGCCGGCCGTCCTCACCGGCGCGCTGCTCACGTTCATCTTCACGTTCATGACGTTCCCGATCGTGCTCGCGCTCGGCGGCCTCCAGCTCGCGACGGTCGAGGTCTGGATCTACGATCGGGTTCAGCGGCTGGCCTACACCGAGGCCGCCACGCTCGCGGTCCTCGAGACGATCCTCTCGCTGGGGCTGACCTACGCCTACCTCCGGTACGAGTCCGCCCAGTCCGGGCTGGCCCGGGCCGCGTCCCCGCCGCCGAAGGAGCCGCTCTTTCCGACCGTTCGGACGGCGCTCACTCCCCGCCGACTCGCGATCGTCGGCTACGGCGTCGTCGCCCTGATCGTCTTCGTCGGACCCATGGCGAGTCTCGTGATCGGGAGCATCACGGACGGGAGCGGGCTCACGCTTCGCCACTTCTCGTTCCTGCTCGAGCGCCAGCTCGAGGGCGAATCGTTCCAGACCAAGCCGCTGCCGGCCATCCGAAACTCGCTGCTGTTCGGGGTGGGCACGCTCGCGATCGCCGTCCCGATGGGTGTCGTGATCTCGGTGCTGACCGCGCGTGCGGGTCGCGCCGGGACGATCGTCGACACGCTCGCGATGGTTCCCCTCGCGGTCAGCGGGATCGTCTTCGGGATCGGGCTCCTGCAGGGGCTGGTCTTCGGAATCTCCCTGCCCGGCGGCTGGCGGCTCCAGGTGACCGGTGCGGTCGCCATCGTCGCCGCTCACGCCGTCGCGGCCTACCCCTTCGTCACGCGCAACGTCTCCCCGCTGCTCGCGAACCTCGATCCAGCGATGGTCGAATCCGCACGGGCGCTCGGTGCCTCGCGGTACCGAGCACTGCTGGACGTCGAACTCCCGCTCGTCGCGAGCGGGATCGTCGCCGGCGCCGCTTTCGCCTTCGCCATCTCGATCGGGGAGTTCTCTTCGACGGTGATTTTGGCCAGCGGGACCGACTCGTACACGATGCCGGTGGCCGTCGAACGCTATCTCGGACGCCGATCGGGGCCCGCGATCGCCATGGGGACCGTCCTGCTGGTCGTTACTGCCGCGAGCTTCGTCGTCGTCGATCGGGTCGGCGGGAGGTTCGAACGGTGA
- a CDS encoding GIY-YIG nuclease family protein, producing the protein MATRPVDGDHVVYVLECADGTFYTGYTTDLDRRLAEHNDGAGAKYTRGRTPVELRHAEPFETRSAAMSREYEIKQLTRAAKERLVDGD; encoded by the coding sequence ATGGCAACGCGCCCCGTCGACGGCGACCACGTCGTCTACGTCCTCGAGTGTGCCGACGGTACCTTCTACACCGGCTACACGACCGACCTCGATCGACGGCTCGCCGAACACAACGACGGCGCGGGCGCGAAGTACACCCGCGGTCGGACGCCGGTCGAACTCCGGCACGCGGAGCCCTTCGAGACGCGATCGGCGGCCATGTCCCGCGAGTACGAGATCAAACAGCTGACGCGAGCGGCGAAAGAGCGGCTGGTCGACGGCGACTAA
- a CDS encoding DUF7563 family protein, protein MPTCDHCGAHVSERFARVFADERGKIHACTSCSANAGIAEVAKERARGT, encoded by the coding sequence ATGCCCACATGTGACCACTGCGGCGCGCACGTTTCCGAGCGGTTCGCACGCGTCTTCGCCGACGAACGCGGGAAAATCCACGCGTGTACGAGTTGCTCGGCCAACGCAGGGATCGCAGAAGTCGCCAAAGAGCGCGCACGCGGGACCTGA
- a CDS encoding AI-2E family transporter — protein sequence MDPAGGDPDPAGGDARADATRRYVLAGVVALLGLVTGVILLEVLGTILIALTVAYVLMPVHGWLVRRGLTEWTAAVAATLLGFVGVVAVFSPIAATLYFRIDEIIAVVDELPRELPITVLDATYTIEAGQVQTLAIDNLSGAAVSFASALPVLAIKFALFVILLFALLLKGDAAGRAAVAPVPHGYRDVVYALAKRARETLYAIYVLQLASSVATLVVGYPVFFALGYDMAFSLALIAAILQFVPIIGPSLLVVPIAIYHVTAGELVAATLVGVFGLVLVGWLPDVAVRPRLARRSAGLPGSLYFVGFTGGLFTLGPIGIVVGPLIVAVFVEAVDLLADEVNGEVTFTELAETGGPDPPADAGEAAPATQSEESGSQFADD from the coding sequence ATCGATCCTGCGGGCGGTGATCCCGACCCTGCGGGCGGCGACGCACGTGCCGATGCGACCCGCCGGTACGTCCTGGCGGGCGTCGTCGCGCTGCTCGGACTCGTCACCGGGGTGATCCTCCTCGAAGTGCTCGGGACGATCCTGATCGCGCTGACGGTCGCGTACGTCCTGATGCCGGTCCACGGGTGGCTCGTCAGGCGCGGTCTCACCGAGTGGACGGCTGCCGTGGCGGCTACCCTGCTCGGGTTCGTCGGCGTCGTCGCCGTCTTTTCGCCGATCGCGGCGACGCTGTACTTTCGGATCGACGAGATCATCGCCGTCGTCGACGAACTCCCCCGGGAACTCCCGATCACGGTTCTCGACGCGACCTACACGATCGAGGCCGGACAGGTCCAGACGCTCGCGATCGACAACCTGAGCGGGGCTGCGGTGTCGTTCGCGTCGGCACTGCCGGTCCTCGCGATCAAGTTCGCACTGTTCGTCATCCTGCTGTTCGCGCTGTTGCTGAAAGGTGACGCCGCCGGGCGGGCCGCCGTCGCTCCGGTCCCACACGGCTACCGCGACGTCGTTTACGCGCTGGCGAAACGCGCCCGCGAGACGCTGTACGCGATCTACGTCCTTCAGCTCGCGTCGTCGGTCGCGACGCTCGTCGTCGGCTATCCGGTGTTCTTCGCCCTCGGCTACGACATGGCGTTCAGCCTCGCGCTCATCGCCGCGATCCTGCAGTTCGTCCCGATCATCGGGCCGAGCCTGCTCGTCGTCCCGATCGCGATCTATCACGTCACCGCCGGCGAACTGGTCGCGGCGACGCTCGTCGGGGTCTTCGGACTCGTGCTCGTCGGCTGGCTCCCCGACGTCGCCGTCCGCCCTCGGCTCGCCCGTCGCTCCGCTGGCCTCCCGGGAAGCCTCTACTTCGTCGGCTTTACCGGCGGCCTGTTCACCCTCGGTCCGATCGGGATCGTCGTCGGTCCACTGATCGTCGCCGTCTTCGTCGAAGCCGTCGATCTGCTCGCCGACGAGGTCAACGGCGAGGTGACGTTCACGGAACTCGCCGAAACCGGGGGTCCCGACCCGCCGGCCGACGCCGGTGAGGCGGCTCCCGCGACCCAGTCAGAGGAATCGGGCTCGCAGTTCGCTGACGACTGA
- the larB gene encoding nickel pincer cofactor biosynthesis protein LarB: MRELLEAVADGSLSPAEAEAELNGYVTGDAGRFDAARPQRRGIPEGIFAAGKSAEQVVALAETALETTGRALVTRVTDRQVAALESALDDSFPDATIDRRSSTLYVRTPAYEPPALDATIGIATGGTVDGPIADEAELVCEDAGASVDRVDDVGVAALDRILDQLDRLRDADVLIVCAGREGALPTVVAGLVDTPVIGVPVSSGYGFGSDGEAALAGMLQSCTVLSVVNVDAGFVAGSQAVLIARAIDDARG, encoded by the coding sequence ATGCGCGAACTCCTCGAGGCCGTCGCCGACGGCTCGCTGTCGCCGGCCGAGGCCGAAGCCGAGCTCAACGGGTACGTCACCGGCGACGCGGGCCGGTTCGACGCGGCCCGACCGCAACGTCGGGGTATTCCCGAGGGCATCTTCGCGGCGGGGAAGTCGGCCGAACAGGTCGTCGCACTCGCCGAGACCGCACTCGAGACGACCGGGCGAGCGCTCGTCACTCGCGTCACCGATCGACAGGTCGCTGCGCTCGAGTCGGCGCTCGACGATTCCTTTCCGGACGCCACCATCGATCGGCGGAGTTCGACCCTCTACGTACGGACGCCGGCGTACGAACCGCCGGCGCTCGACGCGACGATCGGGATCGCCACCGGCGGCACCGTCGACGGCCCGATCGCGGACGAGGCCGAACTCGTCTGTGAGGACGCCGGCGCGTCCGTCGACCGAGTCGACGACGTCGGCGTCGCCGCGCTCGACCGGATCCTGGACCAGCTCGATCGGCTTCGGGACGCGGACGTGCTGATCGTCTGTGCCGGCCGTGAAGGGGCGTTACCTACCGTCGTCGCCGGACTCGTCGATACGCCGGTCATCGGCGTGCCCGTCTCGAGCGGGTACGGTTTCGGCAGCGACGGCGAAGCCGCGCTGGCCGGGATGCTCCAGTCGTGTACGGTGCTGTCGGTGGTCAACGTCGACGCCGGCTTCGTCGCGGGCTCTCAGGCGGTTCTGATCGCGCGAGCGATCGACGACGCACGGGGCTAG
- a CDS encoding DUF1931 family protein — MADLIVKAAVKEALDDKNVASDFYDALDEEVDELLEDAARRAEANDRKTVQPRDL; from the coding sequence ATGGCAGACCTTATCGTCAAAGCCGCCGTGAAGGAAGCGCTCGATGACAAGAACGTCGCCTCGGATTTCTACGACGCACTCGACGAGGAAGTCGACGAGCTGCTCGAGGACGCCGCCCGCCGTGCCGAAGCGAACGACCGAAAGACGGTCCAGCCTCGCGACCTGTAA